In the Campylobacter showae genome, one interval contains:
- the atpG gene encoding ATP synthase F1 subunit gamma: MSNLKDIKRKIKSVQNTQKTTRAMKLVSTAKLRKAEEAARHSRVYALKINEVLSEIAYKINQYRSVNAESKFFDVKENIEKVDIIFVTADKGLCGGFNIQTIKTVRNMINEFKAKKVKIRLRAVGKKGIEFFSFQGINLLEKYVGVSSSPTYEKAQNIIKDAIDDFISGATDKVILVHNGYNNMISQQIRINDIVPVEPPKLVEVETNSLMEFEPSDDGKILNELLTKYFEYSMYYALVDSLAAEHSARMQAMDNATNNAKERVAQLKLSYNKARQESITTELIEIISGVESMK; encoded by the coding sequence ATGTCAAATTTAAAAGATATAAAACGAAAGATCAAGAGCGTCCAAAATACCCAAAAGACGACGCGTGCGATGAAGCTGGTATCTACGGCTAAACTTCGCAAGGCTGAAGAAGCAGCTCGTCACTCTAGGGTTTATGCGCTCAAGATCAACGAAGTTTTATCTGAAATCGCCTATAAGATCAATCAATATCGCTCCGTAAACGCCGAGAGTAAATTTTTCGACGTTAAGGAGAATATCGAGAAGGTCGATATTATATTCGTCACCGCAGACAAGGGGCTTTGCGGCGGTTTTAATATTCAGACCATCAAAACCGTTAGAAATATGATTAACGAATTTAAGGCGAAAAAAGTAAAGATAAGACTTCGCGCGGTAGGCAAAAAAGGTATAGAATTTTTTAGCTTCCAGGGTATAAATTTGCTTGAAAAATATGTCGGCGTGAGCTCGTCTCCAACCTATGAGAAAGCTCAAAATATCATAAAAGACGCGATAGACGACTTTATAAGCGGTGCGACTGATAAAGTTATTTTGGTACATAACGGCTATAATAATATGATCTCTCAGCAAATTCGCATAAACGACATCGTGCCGGTCGAGCCGCCGAAACTCGTCGAAGTTGAGACGAATTCTTTGATGGAATTTGAGCCGAGTGACGACGGTAAAATTTTAAACGAACTACTTACGAAGTATTTCGAGTATAGTATGTATTATGCTTTAGTAGATAGCCTCGCGGCCGAGCATAGCGCCAGGATGCAGGCGATGGATAACGCGACCAACAACGCCAAAGAGCGCGTCGCGCAGCTAAAACTATCGTATAACAAGGCTCGCCAAGAGTCTATCACCACTGAGCTTATCGAGATCATCAGTGGCGTCGAATCAATGAAATAA
- the atpA gene encoding F0F1 ATP synthase subunit alpha produces the protein MSAKIKADEISAIIKERIENFSLNVDVNETGKVISVADGVANVYGLKNVMAGEMVEFENGEKGMALNLEESSVGIVILGKTDGIKEGSSVKRLAKLLRVPVGDALIGRVVNSLGEPIDAKGPIEASETRFVEEKAKGIMARKSVHEPLQTGIKAIDALVPIGRGQRELIIGDRQTGKTTVAIDTIINQKGQDVICIYVAIGQKQSTVAQVVKKLEEYGAMEYTIVVNAGASDAAALQYLAPYAGVTMGEYFRDNSRHALIIYDDLSKHAVAYREMSLILRRPPGREAYPGDVFYLHSRLLERASKLNDKLGAGSLTALPIIETQAGDVSAYIPTNVISITDGQIFLESDLFNSGIRPAINVGLSVSRVGGAAQIKATKQVSGTLRLDLAQYRELQAFAQFASDLDESSRKQLERGQRMVEVLKQPPYSPLAVEKQVVIIFAGTKGYLDDIPTVAVTKFEAELYPYIEAKYPEIFEQIRTKKALDKEIEELLHKALKDFKATFAAN, from the coding sequence GTGAGTGCAAAAATAAAAGCAGATGAAATCAGCGCCATCATCAAGGAAAGGATTGAAAATTTCAGCCTTAACGTCGATGTAAACGAGACGGGCAAGGTTATATCCGTAGCCGACGGCGTTGCTAACGTTTACGGCCTAAAAAACGTTATGGCCGGCGAGATGGTCGAGTTTGAGAACGGCGAAAAAGGCATGGCTCTAAACCTAGAGGAAAGCAGTGTCGGTATCGTTATCTTGGGTAAAACGGACGGTATCAAAGAGGGTTCGAGTGTAAAACGCCTAGCTAAACTTTTACGCGTCCCTGTCGGCGATGCTTTGATAGGCCGCGTCGTAAATTCGCTTGGCGAGCCGATAGACGCTAAGGGCCCGATCGAAGCTAGCGAGACTAGATTCGTCGAGGAAAAAGCAAAAGGCATCATGGCTAGAAAGAGCGTTCACGAGCCGCTTCAAACGGGCATCAAGGCTATTGACGCGCTAGTGCCGATCGGCCGCGGGCAACGCGAGCTCATTATCGGCGACCGCCAAACTGGTAAAACTACAGTTGCTATAGATACCATCATCAACCAAAAAGGTCAAGATGTTATTTGTATTTACGTAGCGATTGGACAAAAACAATCAACGGTCGCGCAAGTCGTTAAAAAGCTCGAAGAGTACGGCGCTATGGAGTACACTATCGTGGTAAATGCAGGCGCTTCCGATGCTGCTGCACTTCAGTATCTAGCTCCTTATGCCGGCGTAACTATGGGCGAATATTTTAGAGATAACTCTCGCCACGCTCTAATCATCTATGACGATCTTTCAAAACACGCTGTCGCATACCGCGAAATGAGCTTGATTCTTCGCAGACCGCCGGGCCGCGAAGCTTATCCGGGCGACGTTTTCTACCTACACTCTCGCTTGCTAGAGCGCGCATCTAAGCTAAACGATAAGCTAGGGGCAGGTTCTCTCACGGCTCTTCCTATTATCGAGACGCAAGCTGGCGACGTTTCGGCGTATATTCCGACAAACGTTATTTCTATCACCGACGGTCAAATTTTCCTTGAGTCCGATCTATTTAACTCAGGTATTCGTCCTGCGATCAACGTCGGTCTTTCGGTTTCTCGCGTCGGCGGCGCAGCTCAGATAAAAGCGACCAAGCAAGTTTCGGGAACCTTAAGACTTGACCTTGCGCAATACCGCGAACTTCAAGCGTTTGCACAATTTGCGAGCGACCTTGACGAGAGCTCGAGAAAACAGCTTGAGCGCGGTCAAAGGATGGTCGAGGTGCTAAAACAGCCTCCTTATAGCCCGCTTGCCGTTGAAAAGCAAGTCGTTATCATCTTTGCCGGTACAAAAGGCTATCTAGACGATATTCCGACCGTAGCCGTTACAAAATTTGAAGCTGAGCTTTATCCTTATATAGAGGCGAAATATCCTGAAATTTTTGAACAAATTCGAACCAAAAAAGCACTTGACAAAGAGATCGAGGAGCTTTTGCATAAGGCGCTAAAAGACTTTAAAGCGACGTTTGCCGCTAACTAA
- a CDS encoding F0F1 ATP synthase subunit delta, which yields MKELIAKKYVKALVSDLSKDEFNNFTAKLQEITNAFANEKFQNIIVSPNLKNSQKADFVLSLVGEADQKFVNFIKLLGENKRLDILPNIVSELLAQKSKMDNVFYGKIYGGSQISQAQISELENSFSKRFNAKIILESVKSDYNGIKIELDDLGVEASFSVDRLKAQMSEYILKAI from the coding sequence ATGAAAGAACTTATCGCAAAAAAATACGTAAAAGCTCTAGTTAGCGACCTTAGCAAGGATGAGTTTAATAACTTTACCGCTAAGTTACAAGAGATCACAAACGCATTCGCAAATGAAAAATTTCAAAACATCATCGTTTCGCCGAATTTAAAAAATAGCCAAAAAGCCGATTTCGTCCTATCTTTAGTCGGTGAGGCGGATCAAAAATTTGTAAATTTTATAAAACTGCTCGGCGAAAACAAAAGACTTGATATTTTGCCTAACATCGTTTCGGAGCTTTTAGCGCAAAAATCAAAAATGGACAATGTTTTTTACGGTAAAATTTACGGCGGCTCGCAGATCAGCCAGGCTCAAATTTCAGAGCTTGAAAACAGCTTTTCTAAGAGATTTAACGCAAAAATCATTTTAGAGTCGGTAAAAAGCGATTACAATGGTATTAAGATAGAGCTAGACGATTTGGGCGTGGAGGCTAGCTTTTCGGTAGATAGGCTAAAAGCCCAAATGAGCGAATACATATTAAAAGCAATATAA
- a CDS encoding F0F1 ATP synthase subunit B: MKSKILLLLCPFVLMADGGYDIVPRTINFIVFAAILYYFIANPIKNAYKGRIAGIAARLDNIEQKLKDSKAKKDDALRRVEEAKANAASLVETARKEAVLISERIKEETRQEVANLEKNFQDQKEFEKRRMVKSVVGEILNEIFASDSVKMDQSELINIMLKRVG, from the coding sequence ATGAAAAGCAAAATTTTACTTTTATTATGTCCTTTTGTTTTGATGGCGGACGGCGGATACGACATCGTACCTAGAACGATAAACTTTATCGTTTTTGCTGCAATTTTGTATTATTTCATAGCAAACCCTATCAAGAACGCATATAAGGGAAGAATCGCCGGTATTGCGGCAAGACTTGATAATATCGAGCAAAAACTAAAAGACTCAAAAGCCAAAAAAGACGACGCTCTAAGACGCGTAGAAGAGGCTAAAGCAAATGCCGCTAGCCTAGTAGAGACCGCTAGAAAAGAGGCCGTTTTGATCTCTGAGCGCATCAAAGAAGAGACTAGACAAGAGGTCGCAAATCTGGAAAAAAACTTCCAAGATCAAAAAGAATTTGAAAAAAGACGCATGGTTAAGTCCGTCGTAGGCGAAATTTTAAATGAAATCTTCGCAAGCGACAGCGTTAAAATGGATCAAAGCGAGCTTATCAATATCATGCTTAAAAGGGTCGGCTGA
- a CDS encoding F0F1 ATP synthase subunit B', with product MLEINLPLVVLTAVIFLGLIAVLNSILYKPLLKFIDARNDAIKNDEESASKNTSDLGVYEAQIEQLIAAARNEAGKIKQEAINAAKDAAAKIVSEKRGVLEADYDAFIQNLNAQKSDFRADLQQKLPELQAALKAKLARI from the coding sequence ATGTTGGAAATTAATTTGCCGCTAGTCGTCCTAACGGCAGTTATTTTTCTAGGGCTTATCGCCGTTTTAAATTCCATCCTTTACAAGCCTCTACTTAAATTTATAGACGCTAGAAACGATGCGATAAAAAACGACGAAGAGAGCGCTAGTAAAAATACGAGCGATCTTGGCGTGTACGAAGCGCAGATAGAACAGCTCATAGCTGCTGCAAGAAACGAAGCCGGCAAGATAAAGCAGGAGGCTATCAATGCCGCAAAAGACGCGGCCGCTAAGATAGTCAGCGAAAAGCGCGGAGTTTTGGAGGCCGATTATGACGCATTTATCCAAAATTTAAACGCTCAAAAGAGCGATTTTAGAGCTGATTTACAGCAAAAATTGCCTGAACTTCAAGCTGCTTTAAAAGCAAAACTCGCAAGGATTTAA
- a CDS encoding ParB/RepB/Spo0J family partition protein, whose translation MAKRSLGRGLGAILEDVELAYKAELNEGNSDIVKDIDLDLIVENPYQPRKNFDETALRELSESIKRHGLIQPIIVIEKDGGYMLIAGERRFRATKLLGESKIKAIVADIESQSLRELALIENIQREDLNPIELANSYKELIDEYKITQDGLANIIHKSRVQITNTMRLLSLSAVTQEYIKEGKLTQGHAKVIVGLEPNDEKTAVDTIIGQRLSVRETENLVKNLKNKLPPKAVLKLDERYLERLTNLKEIFSKFDVPVKIKGKKITIEFDEIADIDRLINKIK comes from the coding sequence ATGGCGAAAAGAAGTTTAGGGCGCGGACTGGGCGCTATACTAGAGGACGTCGAGCTTGCGTACAAAGCTGAGCTAAACGAGGGCAACAGCGATATAGTAAAGGATATCGATCTAGACCTGATCGTCGAAAACCCGTATCAGCCGCGTAAAAATTTCGACGAAACTGCGCTAAGGGAGCTTAGCGAAAGTATCAAAAGGCACGGGCTCATCCAGCCGATCATCGTCATAGAAAAAGACGGCGGATATATGCTGATCGCGGGCGAGAGGAGATTTCGCGCGACTAAGCTGCTTGGCGAAAGCAAGATAAAGGCTATAGTCGCCGACATCGAGAGTCAAAGCCTGCGCGAGCTAGCCCTCATAGAAAATATCCAAAGAGAGGACCTAAATCCGATCGAGCTTGCAAATTCTTATAAAGAGCTCATAGACGAATATAAAATCACTCAGGATGGGCTCGCAAACATTATCCACAAAAGCAGGGTTCAGATAACAAATACGATGCGACTTTTGAGTCTTAGCGCCGTGACGCAAGAATATATAAAAGAAGGCAAACTAACGCAAGGGCACGCTAAAGTCATCGTAGGTCTTGAGCCAAATGACGAAAAAACGGCGGTCGATACCATCATCGGGCAGCGCCTTAGCGTGCGCGAGACGGAAAATTTGGTAAAAAATTTAAAAAATAAATTGCCGCCCAAAGCAGTGCTTAAGTTAGATGAAAGATATCTTGAAAGACTAACGAATTTAAAAGAGATTTTTTCTAAATTTGACGTACCGGTTAAGATAAAAGGCAAAAAAATCACTATCGAATTTGATGAAATAGCTGATATCGATAGGCTAATAAACAAGATAAAATAA
- a CDS encoding ParA family protein: MCEIITIANQKGGVGKTTTAVNLAASLAVAEKKVLLIDIDPQANATTGMGFSRNDYEYNIYHVLTGRKKLSQIVLKTEIPTLFLAPSNIGLVGIEQELSEQSKDCQKILKSKIEEVEGQYDFIIIDSPPALGSITVNALSASDSVIIPIQCEFYALEGLAQILNTVKIIKKTINPKLNIKGFLPTMYSSQNNLAKETVANLKQHFENKLFKTKDGDGDFVIVPRNVKLAESPSFGKPVILYDIKSPGSQAYQNLAYSILG; the protein is encoded by the coding sequence ATGTGTGAAATTATAACCATTGCAAACCAGAAAGGCGGCGTCGGGAAGACGACCACGGCGGTAAATTTGGCCGCATCGCTAGCGGTGGCCGAAAAAAAAGTCCTACTCATCGACATCGATCCGCAGGCAAACGCGACGACAGGAATGGGCTTTAGTAGAAACGACTACGAGTATAACATCTATCACGTACTCACGGGTCGTAAAAAGCTCTCGCAAATCGTGCTAAAAACCGAGATCCCGACGCTTTTTCTAGCGCCATCAAACATCGGTCTGGTCGGAATCGAGCAAGAGTTAAGCGAGCAGAGCAAAGACTGTCAAAAGATACTAAAAAGCAAGATCGAAGAGGTCGAGGGGCAGTATGATTTTATCATCATTGATAGTCCTCCGGCGCTAGGCAGTATCACCGTAAACGCCCTAAGCGCTAGCGATAGCGTGATAATCCCGATCCAGTGTGAATTTTACGCATTAGAGGGGCTTGCGCAAATTTTAAACACGGTCAAAATAATCAAAAAAACCATAAATCCAAAGCTAAATATAAAGGGCTTTTTGCCGACCATGTACAGCTCGCAAAACAACCTCGCTAAGGAAACCGTGGCAAATTTAAAGCAACATTTTGAAAATAAGCTGTTTAAAACAAAGGATGGCGACGGAGACTTCGTAATAGTGCCGCGAAACGTAAAACTCGCCGAAAGTCCGAGCTTTGGAAAGCCTGTGATACTGTATGACATAAAATCGCCTGGCTCGCAAGCGTACCAAAATTTAGCGTATTCGATCTTAGGGTAG
- a CDS encoding biotin--[acetyl-CoA-carboxylase] ligase, producing the protein MRIEFADSVPSTQKVLVEGLRNGQIQPPFALVAKEQTQGIGSRNNTWSGLEGNLFFSFCMSETALPGDLKGESASIYFSVIMREVLAARGSKIWLKWPNDFYVGDKKIGGTLTTRVGEIYVCGMGINLKKAPENAGILDIDVSPSAAVGEFCKRLQTAPSWAEVFKKFESEFEKSKEFITHFEGEEVALKNAKLLPDGSLDIGGRRVFSLR; encoded by the coding sequence TTGAGAATAGAGTTCGCAGATAGCGTCCCTTCTACGCAAAAAGTTTTGGTCGAAGGGCTGCGAAACGGCCAAATACAGCCGCCTTTTGCGCTAGTGGCAAAAGAGCAGACGCAGGGTATCGGCAGCAGAAACAACACGTGGAGCGGGCTGGAGGGCAATCTATTTTTTTCATTTTGCATGAGTGAGACGGCGCTGCCCGGCGATCTAAAAGGCGAGTCGGCGTCGATTTACTTTTCGGTGATAATGCGCGAAGTTCTCGCGGCTCGCGGCTCGAAAATCTGGCTAAAATGGCCGAACGATTTTTACGTCGGCGATAAAAAAATCGGCGGAACCTTGACGACGAGGGTCGGCGAAATTTACGTTTGCGGCATGGGTATAAATCTAAAAAAGGCGCCCGAAAACGCCGGAATTTTAGATATAGACGTGAGCCCTAGCGCCGCAGTCGGAGAGTTTTGTAAGAGGCTGCAAACGGCTCCGTCTTGGGCGGAAGTTTTTAAAAAATTTGAGAGCGAATTTGAAAAATCAAAAGAATTTATCACGCACTTTGAGGGCGAAGAGGTAGCGCTCAAAAACGCCAAACTCCTACCCGACGGCTCTTTGGATATAGGCGGACGAAGAGTTTTTTCGCTCAGATAA
- the fmt gene encoding methionyl-tRNA formyltransferase, translating to MKIVFMGTPEYAAKILRALAGAKFEIAAVFTQPDKPVGRKQILTPSEVKVYAQQHLPAVPIFQPATLKDEAVVAQIKDLKPDFIVVAAYGKILPQSVLDISPCINLHASILPKYRGASPIQSAILAGEKQTGVTAMLMDAGLDTGDMLDFTYTPCEDKTVAQLFDELGYLAGELIVRVLRNFANLTPLKQEGAQATHCKKIAKSDGLFSFEESARQIYNKFRALTPWPGIYLASGLKILELELLRESRGLKFERAGEILQVGKPSFCVSCNDGAVKIIKVQEPGKKTVDASAYLNGKRLGVGDIVS from the coding sequence ATGAAGATAGTTTTTATGGGAACGCCCGAGTATGCGGCTAAAATTTTACGCGCGCTTGCGGGGGCGAAATTTGAGATCGCGGCTGTCTTTACGCAGCCTGATAAGCCCGTCGGCAGGAAGCAAATTTTAACTCCGAGCGAGGTTAAAGTTTATGCGCAGCAGCACCTGCCCGCCGTGCCGATCTTTCAGCCTGCGACACTCAAAGACGAGGCGGTTGTAGCGCAGATAAAAGACTTAAAGCCTGATTTTATCGTAGTTGCCGCATACGGTAAAATTTTGCCGCAAAGCGTCCTTGATATCTCGCCTTGCATAAACCTGCACGCTTCGATCCTGCCTAAATACCGCGGCGCAAGCCCGATCCAAAGCGCGATCTTGGCGGGCGAAAAGCAGACGGGCGTGACGGCGATGCTGATGGATGCGGGGCTTGACACGGGCGATATGCTTGATTTTACCTACACGCCTTGCGAGGACAAAACGGTGGCGCAGCTGTTTGACGAGCTCGGCTATCTAGCGGGCGAGCTGATAGTGCGCGTGCTGCGAAATTTTGCAAATTTGACGCCGCTTAAGCAAGAGGGCGCACAGGCTACGCACTGCAAAAAAATAGCAAAATCAGACGGGCTTTTTAGTTTTGAGGAAAGCGCACGGCAAATTTATAATAAATTTCGTGCTCTAACGCCCTGGCCAGGGATTTATCTAGCTAGCGGGTTAAAAATTTTAGAACTAGAGCTTTTGCGTGAATCCCGCGGGCTTAAATTTGAACGCGCGGGCGAAATTCTGCAGGTTGGTAAGCCCAGTTTTTGCGTTTCTTGCAATGATGGCGCGGTTAAGATCATAAAGGTGCAAGAGCCCGGCAAAAAAACCGTGGACGCTAGCGCGTATTTAAACGGTAAGCGCCTTGGCGTCGGCGATATAGTGTCGTAA
- a CDS encoding GDP-mannose dehydrogenase produces the protein MNKIFILVFLCFGAYGCDPADPVPKFMDFNDKDHDGALSLQEWMASEVPSGLRVELNLRSDSEFKKLDANRDGKISLDELGAKPSAKIYWSEDPCAFWPWPDGSEDKNQSAVK, from the coding sequence ATGAATAAAATTTTTATTCTAGTATTTTTATGCTTCGGCGCATACGGTTGCGATCCCGCCGATCCGGTGCCGAAGTTTATGGACTTTAACGACAAGGATCACGACGGCGCGCTGAGCTTGCAGGAGTGGATGGCGAGCGAGGTGCCGTCTGGGCTGAGAGTAGAGCTAAATCTGCGCTCAGACTCGGAATTTAAGAAGTTGGACGCTAATCGTGACGGCAAGATTAGCCTAGATGAGCTGGGAGCGAAACCGTCTGCAAAGATTTATTGGTCCGAAGATCCGTGCGCTTTTTGGCCTTGGCCGGACGGATCCGAGGATAAAAATCAATCCGCCGTCAAATAA